The DNA window TTCCGTGAGTTGCTAGCGCAGGTGCGTGAAGTGACGCTGGGTGCGTACGCGCACCAGGAAGTGCCCTTCGAGCGGTTGGTGGAGGAGCTGCAGCCAGAGCGGGACTTGAGCCGCAGTCCGCTGTTCCAGGTGATGTTGGTGCTGCAGAACGCGCCGGGAGGAGCGGTGAGCCTGCCGGGGCTGCAACTGGAGGCGGCGGAGTCGTCTGCGAAGACGTCGAAGTTCGATTTGACGCTCGGCTTGAGTGAGACGGATGAGGGCCTTTCTGGAGGCCTCGAGTTCAACAGCGACCTGTTTGAAGCCGAGACGATGGCGCGGCTGCTGGAGCATCTGCGGGTGTTGTTGGATGCAGCCGTCACTCGGCCTGAGACGCGGCTGGCCGAACTGCCGCTGATGGGCAGTGAAGAGCAGCAGCGGTTGATGAAGGCGTGGAGCGGGGCGACTGCGCATTACCCACGAGAAGCGTCGTTGGCGCAGTTGTTCGACGCACAGGCGCAGCGGACGCCGGACGCGGTGGCGGTCGAGTATGAGGATCGGCGGCTGACGTACGCGGAGCTGAACCGACGTGGCAACCAGCTGGCACACCACCTGAGAAGCATGGGGGTGGGGCCCGAGGTGCGGGTGGGCTTGTGCGTGGAGCGCTCGCTGGAGCTGGTGGTGAGCGTGCTGGGCATCCTGAAGGCGGGAGGCGTGTACGTCCCGCTGGATGCCAGCTACCCGCTGGAGCGCCTGGCATGGATGAAGCAAGAAGCAGGCGTCACGCTGCTGGTGGGGCAGCAGAAGCTGCTCGAGTCCATGGGGCTCAATGACACCGAGTCCAGGGTGTGCGTGGACACGGAGTGGGAGACGCGGATTGCCCATCAGCTGCAAACCACGCCCAGCGCCAACGTGGGCGGTGGCAACCTGGCGTATGTGATGTTCACGTCGGGAAGTACTGGTAATCCGAAGGGTGTGGGCGTGCCCCACCGAGCAGTGTCTCGCTTGGTGCTGGGAACGGACTTCGCGCACTTCGGGCCGGAGGAGGTGTGGCTGCAATTGGCGCCCATCTCCTTCGATGCATCGACGCTGGAAGTGTGGGGCGCGCTCCTGCACGGAGCGAAGCTGGTGGTGTACCCGGCGGGGACGCCGTCGCTGGAGGAGCTGGGCCGGAAGCTGGAGTCGTCAGGCGTGACGTCGCTGTGGCTGACGGCGGCGCTCTTCGAGCAGATGCAGGCGCGGCAGCCGAAGGCGCTGGCCAGTGTCCGCCAGTTGCTGGCGGGTGGCGACGCCTTGCCGGTGTTGCGGGTGAAGGAGCGGTTGGCAGCGGGCGGTGTGCTCATCAACGGGTATGGCCCGACGGAGAACACGACATTCTCCAGCACGTACCGGATGGAGAGGCCGGAAGAAGTAGGTGCCTCGGTGTCCATCGGCCGACCGGTGAAGAACACGGTGGCTTACGTGCTGGACATGGGGATGCGGCCGGTGCCGGTGGGGGTGCCGGGTGAGCTGTACGTGGGTGGAGACGGGCTGGCAGTGGGGTACGTGGGGCGTCCAGAGCTGACGGCGGAGCGCTTCGTACCGAATCCGTACGGCGAAGGAGAGCGGCTGTACCGCACGGGGGACGTGGTGCGGTGGCTGAGCAACGGGACGTTGGAGTTCCTGGGCCGAGCGGACACGCAGGTGAAGGTGCGGGGTTACCGCATCGAGCTGGGTGAAGTGGAAGCGGCGCTGGCCCAGCACAGTGGTGTCAGCGAAGCCGTGGTGGTGGCGCGGGAGGATGGAGGCGAAGGCAAGCGACTGGTGGCGTATGTGACAGCGCGCACGGGTACGAGCCTGGAGTCCAGCGCGCTGAGAAGCCACATGAAGCAGCGGCTACCGGAGTACATGGTGCCGTCGGCGTACGTGGTGCTGGAGTCGCTGCCACTGACGCCGAACGGCAAGGTGGACCGCAAGGCGCTGCCCGCCCCGGATGCCCAGGGGCCGAAGACGGCGCACTTCAAGGCGCCTCGCACGGCGACTGAGGAGAAGCTGGCATCCATCTTCGCCGAGGTGCTGAACGTCGAGCGCGTCAGCGTCGACGAAGACTTCTTCGAGCTGGGTGGCCACTCGCTGCTGGCAACGCAGTTGGTGTCACGCGTACGTGAGGCCTTCCGGGTTGAACTGCCACTCCGGACAGTCTTCGAGTCTCGGTCTGTTGAGACACTGGCGAGGTGGCTGGACAGTGCCTCGGGAGTCGCTGCTGGGCTGAGAGCCCCTCCGCTGGTTCGAGCTTCACGCGATGGCGCGCTTCCTCTGTCATTCGCGCAGCAACGGCTGTGGTTCCTCCACCAGCTTGACCCCGACAGTGCCTTCTACAACGTGCCCGTGGCGGTGAAGCTCTCGGGGGCCCTTGATGTTGCGGCGCTGGAGCGGAGCTTCCATTCACTGGTTCTCCGTCATGAGGCGCTGCGCACGACCTTCCGTTCCGAGGCAGGCGTTCCCACTCAGGTCATCTCTCCCGCGGGAAGGGGCGCGTTGGAGTTTGTGGACCTGAGTGCACTCCAGGGCTCGGAGAAGACCCTGGAGGTCCAGCGTCGAACGGAACTTCAAACCCTTCGTCCGTTCAATCTGGAGACGGGCCCGTTGCTGAGGGCGACGTTGCTGAAGGAGGGGGAAGAAGCGCACGTGCTGGTGCTGGTGATGCACCACATCGTGTCGGACGGCTGGTCGATGGGCGTGCTGGTGAGGGAGTTGGTGGCGCTGTACGAGGCGTACTCGCAGGGGCGCGAGTCACCGCTGGCGGAGCTGGAGGTGCAGTACGCGGACTACGCGGTGTGGCAGCGAGGGTGGCTGAAGGGTGAGGTGCTGGAAGAGCAGCTGGGGTACTGGAGGAAGCAGCTAGCGGGTGCGCCAGCGGCACTGGAGTTGCCGACGGACAAGGCGAGGCCGGCGGTCCAGACGTACCGAGGGGACACGCGAGGGCTGGAGTGGCCGAAGGAGCTGTGGGAGGGAGTGAAGGGGCTGGGGCAGCGGGAGAACGCGACGCCCTTCATGGTGCTGCTGGCAGCCTTCCAGGTGGTGCTGTCGCGCTATGCGCGCCAGGACGACGTCTCTGTGGGCTCTCCCATCGCCAATCGCACACGAGCCGAGACGGAGGAGTTGATTGGCTTCTTCGTGAACTCGCTCGTGCTACGGACACGGCTGGATGGCAATCCCAGCTTCCGTGAGTTGCTGGCGCAGGTGCGCGAAGTGACGCTGGGTGCGTACGCGCACCAGGAAGTGCCTTTCGAGAGGCTGGTGGAGGAGCTGCAGCCCGAGCGGGACCTGAGCCGCAGCCCGCTGTTCCAGGTGATGTTGGTGCTGCAGAACACTCCGGGAGGCGCGGTAAGCCTGCCGGGGCTGAAGCTGGAGGCAGCGGAGTCGACGGGGAAGACGTCGAAGTTCGACTTGACGCTCGGCTTGGGGGCGTCGAGCACAGACGGACTGACGGGGGCGTTGGAGTTCAACAGCGACCTGTTCGAAGCCGAGACGATGGAGCGGCTGCTAGGGCATCTGAGGGTGCTGTTGGAGGCCGCCGTCGCCGCGCCGGAGACGCGGCTGGCCGAGCTGCCGCTGATGGGCAGTGAGGAGCGGCAGCGACTGGTGAAGGAGTGGAGCGGGACGGCTTCCACGTACCCACGCGATGCCAGCCTGAGTGTCCTCTTCGAGCAGCAGGCACAGCGGACGCCGGACGCAGTGGCGGTGGAGTACGAGGACCAGCGACTGACGTACGCGGAGTTGAACCGGCGTGCGAACCAGCTGGCGCACCACCTGAGGAGAATGGGCGTTGGGCCGGAGGTGCGGGTGGGGCTGTGCGTGGAGCGCTCACTGGAGCTGGTGGTGAGCGTGCTGGGCATCCTGAAGGCGGGAGGCGTATACGTGCCGCTGGATGCCAGCTACCCGCTAGAGCGTCTGGCGTGGATGAAGCAAGAGGCGGGCGTCGCGGTGCTGGTGGCGCAAGAGAAGCTCGCGGACGAGGTAGCCACGGGTAGCGAGCTGGTGGTGTGCGTGGACACGGAGTGGGACACGCAGATTGCCCATCATCCGCAAACCACGCCGAGTGCCAACGTGGGCGGCGGAAACCTGGCGTACGTGATGTTCACGTCAGGGAGCACGGGGAAGCCGAAGGGCGTGGGCGTACCGCATCGTGCGGTGTCTCGCTTGGTGCTGGGGACGGACTTCGCGCACTTCGGGCCCGAAGAGGTGTGGCTGCAACTGGCGCCCATCTCCTTCGACGCATCGACGCTGGAAGTGTGGGGCGCACTGCTGCACGGCTCGCGGTTGGTGGTGTACCCGGCGGGGACGCCGTCGCTGGAGGAGCTGGGCCGGAATCTGGAATCGTCAGGCGTGACGTCGCTGTGGCTGACAGCGGCGCTCTTCGAGCAGATGCAGGCGAGGCAGCCGAAGGCGCTGGCCAGTGTCCGCCAGCTGCTGGCGGGTGGCGACGCGCTGCCTGTGTCCCGCGTGAAGGAGCGGTTGGCAGCGGGCGGTGTGCTCATCAATGGGTATGGCCCGACGGAGAACACAACGTTCTCCAGCACGTACCGGATGGAGAGTCCGGAAGAAGTAGGTGCCTCGGTGTCCATTGGCCGGCCGGTGAAGAACACGGTGGTCTACGTGCTGGACGCGGGGATGCGCCCGGTGCCGGTGGGCGTGCCGGGTGAGCTGTACGTGGGCGGAGACGGCCTGGCTATGGGGTACGTGGGGCGCCCGGAGCTGACGGCGGAACGCTTCGTACCGAATCCGTACGGCGACGGAGAGCGGCTGTACCGCACGGGGGACGTGGTGCGGTGGTTGAGGAACGGGACGCTGGAGTTCCTGGGCCGAGCGGACACGCAGGTGAAGGTGCGTGGCTATCGCATCGAGCTGGGTGATGTGGAAGCGGCGCTGGCCCAGCACAGTGGCGTCAGCGAAGCCGTGGTGGTGGCGCGGGAGGATGGAGGCGAAGGCAAGCGTTTGGTGGCCTATGTGACGGCGCAGGAAGGGGCCACACTGGACGCGGGTGCACTGCGAAGCCACATGAAGCAGCGGCTACCGGAGTACATGGTGCCGTCGGCGTATGTGGTGCTGGAGGCGCTGCCGCTGACGCCGAACGGAAAGGTGGACCGCAAGGCACTGCCCGCGCCGGACACAGCGGGCACGGCGAGCGAGAAATATGTGGCGCCTCGAACAGCGACCGAAAAGACGTTGGCCGCAATCTTCGTCGACGTCCTGAAGGTCGAGCGGGTCGGGCTCGACGGAGACTTCTTCGAACTGGGCGGACACTCTTTGCTGGCAACGCAGTTGGTGTCGCGTGTGCGGGAGGAGCTCCAAGCAGAGCTCCCCCTTCGAGACATCTTCGAGTGTCCCACGGTGGAGAAGCTCGCCCAGCGGCTGGACCACACTTCGAAAACAGATGGCGGCGCGCAGCCACCACCGTTGGTACGGGTTTCTCGCGACAGGGCGCTTCCCCTGTCATTCGCCCAGCAGCGCTTGTGGTTCCTCGCGCAGTTGGAGCCTGACAGCACCGTCTACAACGTCCCGGCGTCGGTGCGGTTGTCGGGCGCCTTGAACGTTCCCGCGCTGAAGCAGAGCTTCGACGCACTGGTCCATCGTCACGAGGCGCTGCGCACCACGTTCCGGACCGAGGGCGGTTCGCCGGTACAGGTCATCGACCCACGGGGCGGCGCGCGGCTCGACATCGTGGACCTGCGCTCACTGCCAGCCGCGCAGAGGGAAGAGGAGGCGCAGCGGATCGCGCAAGAGGCGTCACAGCGCCCGTTCGACCTGGAAAGCGGTCCGCTGCTGCGACTCGCCTTGCTCGCGCTGTCGGAGCAGGACCATGTGTTGGTGCTGGTGATGCACCACATCGTCTCGGACGGTTGGTCCATGGGGCTCCTGGTTCGCGAGCTGACCGAGTTCTATGCGTCCTTCTCCCAGGGACAGCCGTCGCACCTGCCGGAGCTGCCGCTTCAGTACGCGGACTACGCGGTCTGGCAGCGCGAGTGGCTCCAGGGGGACGTCCTGGACGCGCAGCTCGGCTACTGGAAGCAACGCCTGGACGGCGCGCCCCGGTTGCTGGAGCTGCCCACGGACAGGCCGCGTCCGGCGGTCCAGTCCCTGGAAGGGGCGTACGTGCCCTTCTCGTTGGGCCGTGAGCTGTCCGAGGCGGTGCATGCACTCGCCCGCCGTGAAGGCGTCACGCCGTTCATGGTGCTGCTGGCGGCGTTCCAGGCCGTGCTGGCGCGTTACTCAGGGCAGGACGACGTGAGCGTCGGTTCGCCCATCGCCGGACGCACTCGCGCGGAGACGGAGGGGCTCATCGGCTTCTTCGTGAACACGCTGGTGCTCAGAACCCGGCTGGAGGGGAGCCCGTCCTTCCGTGAGCTGCTGGCTCGGGTCCGGGAGGTCACGCTTGGCGCCTACGCGCACCAGGACGTGCCTTTCGAAAAGCTCGTCGAGGCGCTGCGTCCGGAGCGCAGCCTCAGTCATTCGCCGCTGTTCCAGGTCATGCTCACCTTCGACAGCACGCCAGATGCTGGAGGCGACGCACAGGCCGGCATGGGGATGAAGCACGTCGCCGTGGAGCATCGGGTGTCGCGGTTCGACCTCTCGCTCGGCTTCGTGGAAGGCAAGGACGGCTTCTCCGGTGGACTGGAGTACAGCACCGTCCTCTTCGAGCCCGAGACTGCAGCAC is part of the Myxococcus xanthus genome and encodes:
- a CDS encoding amino acid adenylation domain-containing protein, which gives rise to FRELLAQVREVTLGAYAHQEVPFERLVEELQPERDLSRSPLFQVMLVLQNAPGGAVSLPGLQLEAAESSAKTSKFDLTLGLSETDEGLSGGLEFNSDLFEAETMARLLEHLRVLLDAAVTRPETRLAELPLMGSEEQQRLMKAWSGATAHYPREASLAQLFDAQAQRTPDAVAVEYEDRRLTYAELNRRGNQLAHHLRSMGVGPEVRVGLCVERSLELVVSVLGILKAGGVYVPLDASYPLERLAWMKQEAGVTLLVGQQKLLESMGLNDTESRVCVDTEWETRIAHQLQTTPSANVGGGNLAYVMFTSGSTGNPKGVGVPHRAVSRLVLGTDFAHFGPEEVWLQLAPISFDASTLEVWGALLHGAKLVVYPAGTPSLEELGRKLESSGVTSLWLTAALFEQMQARQPKALASVRQLLAGGDALPVLRVKERLAAGGVLINGYGPTENTTFSSTYRMERPEEVGASVSIGRPVKNTVAYVLDMGMRPVPVGVPGELYVGGDGLAVGYVGRPELTAERFVPNPYGEGERLYRTGDVVRWLSNGTLEFLGRADTQVKVRGYRIELGEVEAALAQHSGVSEAVVVAREDGGEGKRLVAYVTARTGTSLESSALRSHMKQRLPEYMVPSAYVVLESLPLTPNGKVDRKALPAPDAQGPKTAHFKAPRTATEEKLASIFAEVLNVERVSVDEDFFELGGHSLLATQLVSRVREAFRVELPLRTVFESRSVETLARWLDSASGVAAGLRAPPLVRASRDGALPLSFAQQRLWFLHQLDPDSAFYNVPVAVKLSGALDVAALERSFHSLVLRHEALRTTFRSEAGVPTQVISPAGRGALEFVDLSALQGSEKTLEVQRRTELQTLRPFNLETGPLLRATLLKEGEEAHVLVLVMHHIVSDGWSMGVLVRELVALYEAYSQGRESPLAELEVQYADYAVWQRGWLKGEVLEEQLGYWRKQLAGAPAALELPTDKARPAVQTYRGDTRGLEWPKELWEGVKGLGQRENATPFMVLLAAFQVVLSRYARQDDVSVGSPIANRTRAETEELIGFFVNSLVLRTRLDGNPSFRELLAQVREVTLGAYAHQEVPFERLVEELQPERDLSRSPLFQVMLVLQNTPGGAVSLPGLKLEAAESTGKTSKFDLTLGLGASSTDGLTGALEFNSDLFEAETMERLLGHLRVLLEAAVAAPETRLAELPLMGSEERQRLVKEWSGTASTYPRDASLSVLFEQQAQRTPDAVAVEYEDQRLTYAELNRRANQLAHHLRRMGVGPEVRVGLCVERSLELVVSVLGILKAGGVYVPLDASYPLERLAWMKQEAGVAVLVAQEKLADEVATGSELVVCVDTEWDTQIAHHPQTTPSANVGGGNLAYVMFTSGSTGKPKGVGVPHRAVSRLVLGTDFAHFGPEEVWLQLAPISFDASTLEVWGALLHGSRLVVYPAGTPSLEELGRNLESSGVTSLWLTAALFEQMQARQPKALASVRQLLAGGDALPVSRVKERLAAGGVLINGYGPTENTTFSSTYRMESPEEVGASVSIGRPVKNTVVYVLDAGMRPVPVGVPGELYVGGDGLAMGYVGRPELTAERFVPNPYGDGERLYRTGDVVRWLRNGTLEFLGRADTQVKVRGYRIELGDVEAALAQHSGVSEAVVVAREDGGEGKRLVAYVTAQEGATLDAGALRSHMKQRLPEYMVPSAYVVLEALPLTPNGKVDRKALPAPDTAGTASEKYVAPRTATEKTLAAIFVDVLKVERVGLDGDFFELGGHSLLATQLVSRVREELQAELPLRDIFECPTVEKLAQRLDHTSKTDGGAQPPPLVRVSRDRALPLSFAQQRLWFLAQLEPDSTVYNVPASVRLSGALNVPALKQSFDALVHRHEALRTTFRTEGGSPVQVIDPRGGARLDIVDLRSLPAAQREEEAQRIAQEASQRPFDLESGPLLRLALLALSEQDHVLVLVMHHIVSDGWSMGLLVRELTEFYASFSQGQPSHLPELPLQYADYAVWQREWLQGDVLDAQLGYWKQRLDGAPRLLELPTDRPRPAVQSLEGAYVPFSLGRELSEAVHALARREGVTPFMVLLAAFQAVLARYSGQDDVSVGSPIAGRTRAETEGLIGFFVNTLVLRTRLEGSPSFRELLARVREVTLGAYAHQDVPFEKLVEALRPERSLSHSPLFQVMLTFDSTPDAGGDAQAGMGMKHVAVEHRVSRFDLSLGFVEGKDGFSGGLEYSTVLFEPETAARLLAHLKTLLEGAVTEPDRSVFALPLLDADEQRRLLVEWNDTGSGDVAETSIHALVERQAAATPDAVAVVAGEEVLTYRELMQRSDRLARKLRTLGVGPEVRVGLCAERNSDLLIAVLGILKAGGAYVPLDPAYPSQRLAFMIEDSQPRVLVGQRALLDALPHGDVARLALDDANGLVAEAEAAPVLRSAPDHLAYVLFTSGSTGRPKGVALAHRSAVAFLRWTTRAFSSDELAGVLASTSLNFDLSVFEMFAPLIRGGSVVIASNALELPSLPGARRVTLINTVPSAMAELVRAQTVPDSVRTVNLAGEPLAQSLVESIHQSAPGVQRVLNLYGPTEDTTYSTWTVAPRGATREPTVGRPIEGTRAYVLDALGQPVPQGVAGELYLGGAGLARGYVDRPELTAERFVPDAFSPQPGARLYRTGDSARWLPDGVLQYLGRIDQQVKVRGFRIELGEIEAVLRRHPDVREAVVVVRDDGSEGRRLVAYIVPQSDRVPDATALRRFVKEGLPDFMVPSVVMVLASLPLTPNGKVDRKALPAPDALRPESTRAYVAPRDALELQLTRIWEELLGTGPIGIHSDFFELGGHSLLAMRMVSLIRERLGRSLPVVSLFQAGTLAELASRLRHAPGHVSSLVPIQSGGSQRPVFCVHPVSGNVLPYLELSRRLGPDQPFYAFQAPGLEGERAPLGTVEAMASTYVEAMRGVQASGPYRLAGWSLGGVVAFEMARQLEQQGEQVEQLTLIDAYAFDQRPVEPVGAEWIAARFVEFTGQLLGLPLSELIADAHPADEASLLDRLLELGRRTGVLAQGVGSEQLHALYRVYESNLRALWDYQPGRYGGRVTLLRASETRVPTGTDGGWGALAAGGVEVHELSGDHHSILRAPAVDVIAETMALS